GCGAGCGAGCTGGGCGATAAGCTGGGCTGCGCTGAATTTATTGCTTTTGCAACCTCGGCGGTGCGCTCTGCGCCCAATTCCGAGGCCGTGCTCGATGAGGTGGAAAAGCAGACCGGCGTACGCCTGCAGATCCTCTCCGGCGTGGAAGAAGCCCAGCTGACCTTCCTTGCTGCCCGTCGCTGGTATGGCTGGTCCGCCGGCCGTATTACCAACCTGGACATCGGCGGCGGCTCGCTAGAGCTGTCCACCGGTACCGACGAGCACCCCGACCTTGCCTTCTCCCTCGACCTGGGCGCTGGCCGGTTGACCCATAGTTGGTTCGACACCGACCCGCCAGAGAAGAAAAAGGTAAGCGCGCTGCGCGATTTCATTGATGCAGAGCTTGAAGACGCCGCCCAGCAGATGAAGGCCATGGGCCCCGCTGGCCTTGCCGTGGGTACCTCCAAAACCTTCCGTACGCTGGCCCGCCTGACCGGTGCCGCACCTTCGTCTGCCGGCCCATACGTCAAGCGCACGTTGACTGCACCGGGTCTGCGCCAGTTGATTTCCTTCATCTCTCGCATGACTGCGGCAGACAGAGCAGACCTAGAAGGTGTAAGTTCTAACCGATCGCACCAAATCGTTGCCGGCGCTCTAGTGGCCGAGGCATCCATGCGGGCCTTGGACATCGAGAAGCTGGAAATCTGCCCGTGGGCGCTGCGTGAGGGCGTCATTTTGCGCCGGACCGACAAGGGATTGGAATAGGAAGAGATCATGGCTGACCAGAATAAGTTGACCGTGGCAGAGCTGCTGGCTCGCAATAACAAAGCCCGCGGCGAGAAGGAAAGCAAGAAAGACAACCGTTCTCGTCGCCACCGCCGCAGCCTGGATGAAGGCGGCATTTCCGTTGCTGAGCTGACCGGCAACCTCAAAAAGGTCAAGGCTTCTCCTGCCGAGGCCAAGCACACCTCCGTCTCCATCGACGAGGACGCTCCCGTCATCCGCGCCCCCAAGGCCGCCGACGCGACCGATGCCGGCGCCGCAAAGAAATCTACCGACAAGCCAGCTTCTCAGTCCGCAGCCACGACCGCCGCTCAGCCTGCCGCGCCGAAGGCTGCACCCAAGGCTGCACCAAAGACCGCCGCAGAGGCAGCACCAAAGGCTGCTCCTAAATCCGCGGACAAGCCCGCAGCCAAGTCTGCTGCCGCCGCGGCACAGGAGGCGCCGAAGAAGAATCAGCCTTCTGCGGATGACACCGCGGTAATCCAGCGCGTGGGTAAGGCGAAGGAGGAGGATGCCAAGACTGCTGCCGCCAAGCCTGCCGGGGCTGAGGCAGCTGCCGCGAAGCCCGTTGCCGAAAAGCCGAAGGCCGACAAGGGCGCGAAGGTGGCCGGAGCGGGAGCTGCGGCAGCTGGCGCTGGAGCGGCCGCTGCGGCGGCGGTGCCGGCGTCGAAGAAGGCGGGCGTCGCTAAGGATGCCGAGGAAACCGGCAACCTGCCCAAGGTCGAGGACGACGAAGAGTGGATCGAGGAAGAGCACGAGAAGCTCAACCCAGTTTCCATCCTGCTGATGATTGTCGCGGGCATCCTGCTGGCGATTGTCATCTTCAAGGGCTTTGAGATTCTGTGGGATAGCTTCCCACGCCTGGTCGTCGCCATCCTGGCGCTGTGCGTCACCGCAATTATGGTGGGCGTGACGCACGCCCTGCGCACCGCGCGCGACGGGTTCTCTATGTTCCTGGCCGGCTTTACCGGCCTCGTCCTTACCTTCGGCCCGCTGCTGTTGGTTATGCTCTAAGCCCCCGCTTGTCGATGCCCCGGTTACCCCACGCGGTAGCCGGGGTTCCGCATTTTTGGCATGGTGGAGGCTATGACAAAGATTGCAATTTTAGGCGGCGGACAAATCGGTGAGGCTTTGACCTCGGGACTCGTAGCTTCGGGCTTTGCGGGCTCGGATATCACGGTCACCAACCGCACCGAATCCCGCAGTCAGGAACTCAAAGAGACTTATGGTGTCACCACCACCAGCGATAATGCGGCGGCGGTAGACGGCGCGGATTATATCTTCGCGTGTGTGAAGCCCTACGCCATCCTGGACCTGCTCGAAGGTCTTGAACCGGCCAAGGATGCCGTGGTGGTGTCCATGGCCGCGGGCCTGACGCTAGAGCAGCTGCAGGGTGCGGCGGGCGAAGGCGTGCCGGTGGTGCGCGTTATGCCCAATACCCCCATGTTGGTGCGCCGCGGCATGTGCACCTGCGCGGCCGGCGAGCACGTGAGCGACGCCCAGATGGACGGCGTGCGCGAGCTGCTGGAGGCCGTCGGCGAGGTCGCGGTCATCCCGGAGAAGAATATCGACGCCGCCACCGCACTGGCGGGATCCTCCCCGGCCTATTTCTTCCTCGTGGCGGAAGCGCTTGTCGATGCCGGCGTGCAGCTCGGCCTTCCCCGCGACGTCGCTGAGAAGCTTGCCGCCCAGGCCGCAGCCGGCTCCGGTGAAATGCTGGCTAGCTCCGGCCGCTCGGCCACCCAGCTGCGCGCTGGCGTAACTTCGCCGGGCGGTACTACCGCGGCCGCTGTCCGCGAGCTGGAGGAGTCCGGCTTGCGCGGCGCGTTCTACCGCGCGGCAGAGGCCTGCTCCGATAAGGCCAAGGAGCTCGGCTAGTGCCGCCGTGTGCGACCTCCCCGTGGTGGGGGTGTACCCACCCGGGAGTGTTGGGGCGGGTGTTAAGCAGCGCTTTTAGGGGAAACCCTAATGAATGCTGTGAAAAAATTTGGCACTTGGGTCGCATTAGTCACATGTTTCACGATAGGCTAGGGCAAGCACGTGCGTGAAGTCCTGTGGGAGGGGAAGCCTACAGCGCGTAACGAGCTGAAGGGTTAGATATATATGGCAAATGAAGAAAAGGGAACCTTTCTGACGATCGCGGAGGTCGCCGAGATTATGCGCGTCTCCAAGATGACCGTCTACCGTTTGGTTCACGCAGGCGAAATGCCGGCTGTTCGCGTCGGACGCTCCTTCCGCGTTCACGAGTCTGCCGTCAACGAGTACCTGGAGGCTTCCGTCTACGGAGCCTAGGCTCGCGCCGCACAGACAGCGCCCACCTCTGTTGGCCCTCGTGGTCAGCGGTGGTGGGCGCTGTTGTTTCTCACTGTTGTTGTCGCGGGCACTTTTTGGTCACGGGCTGGGTGCTGGGTAAGATGGTGTGCATTCGTGTCGGCTCGCTGATGTGGCCCGCGGTCCGTGTGGCCACGGCGGCAAGAGTGCACCTTCGCCGTTTTAGCGCTGACAAGTTTGACAGTACGTACTACACGAAAGTGAGGACTCCATGGGTTCCGTCATTAAGAAGCGCCGCAAGCGCATGTCCAAGAAGAAGCACCGCAAGATGCTGCGCCGCACCCGCGTGCAGCGTCGTAAGCTGGGCAAGTAAACCCCAGCCCGCTTCTTGCCCTCCGCCATTGTGCGGAGGGCTTTTGCATGCTTGCCGACGTCCCCCCAGCGCCCGCTACCGCCCTCGCTACCGCCGGTAGTAGCGCCAGCCGCCATAGGAAAAGGCGGCGGTGGCCAGCGCCGGCAGGCCATAGGTGCGGATGGCGCGGCGCACGGAGCGATAGTCGCGCACGAGCCAGCCGCGGTCGCCAGCGATATCGCGCAGCTTGCGGTCTGGGTTAATGGCCACGGCGGTGCCGACCATGGACAGCATCGGCACATCGTTGGCCGAATCCGAGTATGCGGTGCAGCGCGAGAGATCGAGGCCCTCGATGGTCGCGAGCGCGGCCACGGCGTGCTTCTTGCCGGGCCCGTGGAGGATATCGCCGACCAGTCGTCCGGTGAACTTGCCGTCCTTGACCTCCGCGACGGTGCCGAGCGCGCCTGTAAACCCGAAGCGCCGGGCGAGCACCTGTGCCAGCTGGACCGGGGTGGCGGTGACCAGCCACACCTGCTGGCCGGCGGCTAGGTGCATCTCCGCCAGCTGCGTGGTGCCGGGGTAGGCGCGGCGGGCTAGCGAGGCGTCCACGATTTCCTCGCACAAATCCACCAGCTCGTCGACGCTGCGGCCTTTGACAAACTCCAGTGCCTGCGCGCGGCCGGCGGCCACGTCCTTGGCATTTTCGCTGCCGGAGACGCGGAACTTGAGCTGCTTCCACGCAATCGGCAGGATTTCAGAAAGCCGGAAGTAGCGCTTGCGCGCCAAGCCAAAGGCGAATTCCACGAGGGAAGAGCCTTGGATGAGGGTGTTGTCGACGTCGAAAAACGCTGCCGCGCCCACATCCACCGGCACGTCCGGGTCCTGGGCGGTGATGCGCTGCGCGCCAGCCGCGTCATAGGAGCCGGTCACCGAGTCCACGCCGGAAGCAAAATCCTCCAACTCCAGCCCGAATTCCTCCAGCGCCGCGGCGGCCGCGGCTTCACCGGCGGTGCGCTGCGATTCCTCGTCCAACGGGGCGAGCGCCTGGGTCTCCAAGAAATTGCGCAGGTTACCGCGCGAGGCGGTCCAATTGGCCAAGAAGTCGCGGGGGGATTCGGGGAACCCTGGGGGAGTGGTAGCGGACACGAGTGAGACAAACAGCTTTCGCAAACGCGGGGTGGACTAACGTGTCCATAGTAATGGTTTCGACCGCCGCCGTCCTTGTGAGGAGAATATGTCCCAGCATCTCGTCGAGCTCATGGTGCGCACCACCTGCGGTTCTTGCGCGCGCGTGAGGGAGCAGATCACCCCCGTCGTCAAGCAGGCAGGCGCGGAGCTTGCT
The nucleotide sequence above comes from Corynebacterium tuberculostearicum. Encoded proteins:
- a CDS encoding helix-turn-helix domain-containing protein, translating into MANEEKGTFLTIAEVAEIMRVSKMTVYRLVHAGEMPAVRVGRSFRVHESAVNEYLEASVYGA
- the proC gene encoding pyrroline-5-carboxylate reductase, producing MTKIAILGGGQIGEALTSGLVASGFAGSDITVTNRTESRSQELKETYGVTTTSDNAAAVDGADYIFACVKPYAILDLLEGLEPAKDAVVVSMAAGLTLEQLQGAAGEGVPVVRVMPNTPMLVRRGMCTCAAGEHVSDAQMDGVRELLEAVGEVAVIPEKNIDAATALAGSSPAYFFLVAEALVDAGVQLGLPRDVAEKLAAQAAAGSGEMLASSGRSATQLRAGVTSPGGTTAAAVRELEESGLRGAFYRAAEACSDKAKELG
- a CDS encoding HAD family hydrolase; the protein is MSATTPPGFPESPRDFLANWTASRGNLRNFLETQALAPLDEESQRTAGEAAAAAALEEFGLELEDFASGVDSVTGSYDAAGAQRITAQDPDVPVDVGAAAFFDVDNTLIQGSSLVEFAFGLARKRYFRLSEILPIAWKQLKFRVSGSENAKDVAAGRAQALEFVKGRSVDELVDLCEEIVDASLARRAYPGTTQLAEMHLAAGQQVWLVTATPVQLAQVLARRFGFTGALGTVAEVKDGKFTGRLVGDILHGPGKKHAVAALATIEGLDLSRCTAYSDSANDVPMLSMVGTAVAINPDRKLRDIAGDRGWLVRDYRSVRRAIRTYGLPALATAAFSYGGWRYYRR
- a CDS encoding tripartite tricarboxylate transporter TctB family protein, with translation MADQNKLTVAELLARNNKARGEKESKKDNRSRRHRRSLDEGGISVAELTGNLKKVKASPAEAKHTSVSIDEDAPVIRAPKAADATDAGAAKKSTDKPASQSAATTAAQPAAPKAAPKAAPKTAAEAAPKAAPKSADKPAAKSAAAAAQEAPKKNQPSADDTAVIQRVGKAKEEDAKTAAAKPAGAEAAAAKPVAEKPKADKGAKVAGAGAAAAGAGAAAAAAVPASKKAGVAKDAEETGNLPKVEDDEEWIEEEHEKLNPVSILLMIVAGILLAIVIFKGFEILWDSFPRLVVAILALCVTAIMVGVTHALRTARDGFSMFLAGFTGLVLTFGPLLLVML
- a CDS encoding 30S ribosomal protein bS22, coding for MGSVIKKRRKRMSKKKHRKMLRRTRVQRRKLGK
- a CDS encoding Ppx/GppA phosphatase family protein; translated protein: MRLGVLDVGSNTVHLVAVDAATGGRPTPMSDWKTPLRLVEQLDKKGNIHEKGVKKLVSAVAEASELGDKLGCAEFIAFATSAVRSAPNSEAVLDEVEKQTGVRLQILSGVEEAQLTFLAARRWYGWSAGRITNLDIGGGSLELSTGTDEHPDLAFSLDLGAGRLTHSWFDTDPPEKKKVSALRDFIDAELEDAAQQMKAMGPAGLAVGTSKTFRTLARLTGAAPSSAGPYVKRTLTAPGLRQLISFISRMTAADRADLEGVSSNRSHQIVAGALVAEASMRALDIEKLEICPWALREGVILRRTDKGLE